In the genome of Opitutia bacterium, one region contains:
- the kdsB gene encoding 3-deoxy-manno-octulosonate cytidylyltransferase: MPAFALIVPCRLESTRFPRKLLHVIKGKPLVLWVAERITAEAPDLPLWFAVDHPMLADCIEGAGFRAILTDARHPSGTDRLAEANRTVRASYVINVQADEPLVSGGQIRALQKLIQGDAPMATLCTPFRKAEDFYNPNQVKVVRALAANRALYFSRSPMPYARDLAGKVDDAWLAANGCYKHLGLYAYRGDFLEQFVRMAPGKLEQIEKLEQLRVLENGYPIAIDVTEDPTIGVDTAEDAAKFEALLATN; encoded by the coding sequence ATGCCCGCGTTCGCGCTCATCGTGCCCTGTCGTCTGGAGTCCACCCGCTTTCCGCGCAAGCTGCTGCATGTCATTAAAGGGAAGCCGCTTGTGCTCTGGGTGGCCGAGCGCATCACGGCCGAGGCGCCCGACCTTCCGCTGTGGTTTGCCGTGGATCATCCGATGCTCGCCGACTGCATAGAGGGTGCCGGGTTTCGGGCGATTTTGACCGACGCGCGCCATCCGAGCGGCACCGATCGCCTCGCCGAGGCCAACCGCACCGTGCGCGCCAGCTACGTCATCAACGTCCAGGCCGACGAGCCGCTCGTCTCCGGTGGCCAGATCCGCGCGCTCCAGAAGCTCATCCAAGGCGACGCCCCGATGGCGACGCTCTGCACGCCGTTCCGCAAAGCCGAGGATTTCTACAATCCGAACCAAGTTAAGGTCGTCCGCGCCCTCGCCGCGAACCGTGCGCTGTATTTCTCCCGTTCCCCGATGCCCTACGCCCGAGACCTCGCCGGCAAGGTCGACGACGCCTGGCTGGCCGCCAACGGCTGCTACAAGCACCTCGGCCTCTACGCGTATCGCGGCGACTTTTTGGAGCAATTCGTGCGCATGGCGCCGGGCAAGCTGGAGCAGATCGAAAAACTCGAGCAGCTCCGCGTCCTCGAAAACGGCTACCCGATCGCGATCGACGTCACCGAAGACCCGACCATCGGCGTCGACACCGCCGAAGACGCGGCGAAGTTCGAGGCGTTGCTCGCGACGAATTGA
- a CDS encoding HPr family phosphocarrier protein, with protein sequence MEKSDTNTAATHVRELLVENKMGIHARPAAMIVRVTNKFKSDVFVEKDDEQVNGKSIMGLMMLAAAKGSKIKFVATGEDAESMLNELEALFAKKFDEA encoded by the coding sequence ATGGAAAAGAGTGATACCAATACCGCCGCCACCCACGTGAGGGAGCTCCTTGTCGAAAACAAGATGGGCATTCACGCGCGCCCGGCCGCGATGATCGTGCGTGTCACCAACAAGTTCAAATCGGACGTCTTCGTCGAAAAGGACGACGAGCAGGTGAACGGCAAGAGCATCATGGGCCTCATGATGCTGGCCGCCGCCAAAGGCTCGAAGATCAAGTTCGTGGCCACCGGCGAGGACGCCGAGAGCATGCTCAACGAGCTCGAAGCGCTCTTCGCGAAGAAGTTCGACGAGGCCTGA
- a CDS encoding DUF3160 domain-containing protein — translation MIRCICLIALLLNSVASGEVATDYFSKPPPLRPDFSKMSEEEATAAAAVYRQAYAEWEKQEEAPAREAAIQAAVARQQQRIQQRAEEEKSGVEHTTEPKSTVGIPTHYEWRTDAVGQGLSAAAVVQLQRDGLVIAGPSYKQSFSVYGESGVVPFVTSDSLLNGFHVLLEATLKRFESRRALRLRALLEDTWTQLPRRLAATNIPRQEVEPYSRHLVLAIGPAMRLLGSEVVLGDAALESEVAATVAKIRAADVVLLPSWLAPQTPQFLAIDFRRCRPTGFYADTETLSDYYRAVRWLQMVPFRSSRPIEVGAAALFLDLNRDVDWLRAFVESGEEIWGGEDGPSFAGADFGSPRFLEAVSTKSIMEALRISTEGLQRSEKYRQSTVRDTLRTTDAGIASTTLLAGTALPDAVLLVRLAEKSGAAGPLPGSVEVGAWLRSALAEQISARSSSPAAWREAIDAHRRNRDDFYPTGRLPESYYWVLESLFAPVDPAAPEFMRSELWQRKSLQTALSGWAQLRHAWELQAKLAIFTAGMETRPAGFVEPNPLFFQRLTMLADRTIERFQTAGVFSEGAEAEMEFLNESIRYLERIGAGKVEITEDIPGEQTDLVVELESAAERGGAPVQVWGFQNLKGEAQKQNYRELLKAIRTRVDRLKRGERVVPLDSRSYRRDPDRQLFERWQELRATAARLATMVEKQLRQAEWRADEAHFLQNYQESLGTIMGYFGSAAHDPEDDAPRIASVWHDPQRGEILHTAIGRPRALYVLYPWKGTLVLARGAVLPFHEIRSTNRYDDAAWRKRLDADETVAQPEWILPLAPDAQQARRVLQ, via the coding sequence GTGATCCGGTGCATCTGCCTTATCGCGTTGCTGTTGAACTCCGTTGCATCGGGCGAGGTCGCGACGGACTATTTTTCGAAACCACCGCCGTTGCGCCCGGATTTCTCGAAGATGTCCGAGGAGGAAGCCACCGCCGCTGCCGCGGTCTACCGGCAGGCGTATGCAGAATGGGAAAAACAGGAGGAGGCTCCGGCGCGCGAAGCGGCCATTCAAGCCGCCGTCGCTCGGCAACAACAACGGATTCAGCAACGCGCAGAGGAGGAAAAGAGCGGCGTTGAGCACACGACTGAACCCAAGTCCACCGTGGGCATTCCGACACATTACGAGTGGCGCACTGATGCAGTCGGACAAGGGCTCAGCGCGGCGGCCGTTGTCCAACTGCAGCGCGACGGCTTGGTGATTGCCGGGCCTTCCTACAAGCAGTCCTTCTCCGTTTACGGCGAAAGCGGAGTGGTGCCGTTCGTGACGAGCGACTCCTTGCTCAACGGATTTCATGTGTTGTTGGAGGCGACCTTGAAACGTTTCGAGAGCCGTCGCGCGCTTCGGTTGCGCGCGCTGCTGGAAGATACTTGGACGCAGCTGCCGCGCCGCCTTGCCGCGACGAACATACCACGCCAAGAAGTGGAGCCCTACTCGCGGCACCTCGTGCTGGCCATCGGTCCGGCGATGCGCCTGCTGGGGAGCGAGGTTGTTCTCGGCGATGCGGCATTGGAGAGCGAGGTCGCCGCGACCGTCGCGAAAATTCGAGCGGCGGACGTGGTTCTGCTGCCGAGTTGGCTCGCGCCGCAAACGCCGCAATTTCTCGCAATCGACTTTCGGCGTTGCCGTCCGACGGGCTTCTACGCCGACACCGAGACGCTGAGCGATTACTACCGCGCGGTGCGCTGGCTGCAAATGGTCCCCTTCCGTTCGTCGCGGCCGATCGAAGTGGGGGCGGCTGCGCTGTTTCTCGATTTGAACCGCGATGTGGATTGGTTGCGGGCTTTCGTGGAATCGGGTGAGGAAATCTGGGGAGGCGAGGACGGCCCCTCCTTTGCGGGAGCAGACTTCGGGTCGCCGCGGTTTCTCGAGGCGGTGTCCACGAAATCGATCATGGAGGCTCTGCGTATCTCGACCGAAGGCTTGCAGCGCTCGGAAAAATATCGGCAATCGACGGTGCGAGACACGTTGCGGACGACAGACGCCGGCATCGCCAGCACCACGCTCCTTGCCGGGACTGCGCTGCCGGACGCGGTTCTGCTTGTTCGTTTGGCGGAAAAATCGGGCGCGGCCGGTCCTTTGCCGGGTTCGGTCGAAGTGGGCGCGTGGCTCCGCTCGGCGTTGGCTGAACAGATTAGTGCGCGCTCTTCGTCTCCAGCGGCGTGGCGAGAGGCGATCGATGCGCACCGGCGCAATCGGGACGATTTTTATCCCACAGGGAGACTCCCGGAGAGTTATTACTGGGTGCTCGAATCCTTGTTCGCGCCAGTCGACCCGGCAGCGCCGGAGTTCATGCGCTCCGAACTATGGCAACGAAAGTCACTGCAAACTGCGCTCTCCGGCTGGGCGCAGTTGCGACATGCATGGGAGTTGCAGGCGAAACTGGCTATTTTCACCGCGGGAATGGAAACGCGTCCGGCAGGGTTCGTTGAGCCGAATCCGCTGTTCTTCCAGCGGCTCACTATGCTTGCGGACCGGACGATCGAGCGTTTTCAGACGGCGGGAGTTTTTAGCGAAGGCGCCGAGGCAGAAATGGAGTTTCTGAATGAGAGCATTAGATACCTCGAACGCATCGGTGCGGGCAAAGTGGAGATCACCGAAGATATCCCCGGCGAGCAGACGGATCTTGTTGTCGAGTTGGAATCCGCTGCCGAGCGCGGCGGTGCACCGGTTCAAGTGTGGGGTTTCCAAAACCTGAAAGGCGAAGCACAGAAGCAGAACTATCGTGAGCTGTTGAAGGCGATCCGCACGCGTGTCGACCGCTTGAAACGGGGTGAGCGTGTCGTGCCGCTTGACAGTCGCAGCTACCGTCGCGATCCCGACCGGCAACTCTTCGAGCGGTGGCAGGAACTCCGCGCCACAGCGGCGCGTTTGGCGACGATGGTGGAGAAGCAGCTGCGACAGGCCGAGTGGCGCGCTGACGAAGCGCATTTTCTCCAGAATTATCAGGAATCACTCGGCACCATCATGGGCTATTTCGGCTCGGCCGCTCACGACCCCGAGGATGATGCACCGCGCATTGCCTCTGTGTGGCACGACCCGCAGCGAGGCGAAATCTTGCACACAGCCATCGGTCGACCGCGGGCGCTCTACGTTCTGTATCCGTGGAAAGGCACGCTCGTGCTCGCGCGCGGCGCCGTGCTGCCGTTCCACGAGATCCGCTCGACCAATCGATACGATGACGCCGCTTGGCGGAAACGTCTCGATGCCGACGAAACGGTAGCGCAGCCGGAATGGATTCTCCCGCTCGCGCCCGATGCGCAACAGGCTCGGCGCGTTCTCCAGTAG
- a CDS encoding ferritin-like domain-containing protein — MSSVLTFHALLIDELQDLLFAEKHLIKALPKMARAATNPALKAGFTSHLGETRRHVERLTQALKLLGRAAKGKTCHAMLGLIKEGGEAIEITGPAAVRDAALIGAAQRVEHYEIAGYGTAHAFAEALGEDRVAGLLQETLDEEGETNKKLSEISLAVNAEALASGGEVPATKLPKN; from the coding sequence ATGTCCTCCGTTCTCACCTTCCACGCCCTCCTCATCGACGAGTTGCAGGATCTGCTGTTTGCCGAAAAACACCTCATCAAGGCGCTGCCCAAAATGGCGAGAGCCGCGACGAATCCCGCGCTCAAGGCCGGCTTCACGAGCCACCTCGGTGAGACCCGCCGGCACGTGGAGCGGCTGACGCAGGCACTGAAGCTCCTGGGGCGCGCAGCGAAAGGGAAGACGTGCCACGCCATGCTTGGCCTGATCAAGGAGGGCGGCGAGGCGATCGAGATCACGGGGCCCGCAGCGGTGCGCGACGCTGCGCTCATCGGGGCGGCCCAGCGCGTGGAGCATTACGAAATCGCCGGCTACGGCACGGCCCACGCATTTGCGGAGGCGTTGGGCGAGGACCGCGTGGCCGGCCTGCTACAGGAGACCTTGGACGAGGAGGGCGAGACGAACAAAAAGCTCAGCGAGATCTCTCTCGCCGTGAATGCCGAGGCCCTCGCCTCCGGCGGTGAAGTGCCCGCGACGAAACTTCCCAAGAATTAA
- the carA gene encoding glutamine-hydrolyzing carbamoyl-phosphate synthase small subunit gives MSAPQPAVLALEDGTVFHGAAFGAAATIAGECVFNTSMTGYQEILTDPSYFGQIVTMTAVQIGNYGINVEDEEHSGPKASGFVVREVSPVVSNWRSQMSLDAYLKKYGIPGISEIDTRALTKKLRVTGAMKSCLSTLPISDTDAVARARGWQDMAGSDYVKDTTCKVPYIWSDVDPSRHNTAYLPVGTTLGVQPPHTKKFKVAAFDYGAKYTIFRKLVRHGFEVHVFPATATHEQVREAGVDCLFLSNGPGDPAALPYIHQTVSALLPDYPTFGICLGHQMITHALGGTTYKLKFGHRGGNQPVKNLETGKVSITAQNHGFATDPKSIEGKGAIVTEINLNDNTVEGLRHTELPVFCVQYHPEAAPGPNDADPLFEDFYRMVEKRKAGKI, from the coding sequence ATGTCCGCTCCCCAGCCCGCAGTTCTCGCCCTCGAAGACGGCACGGTGTTCCATGGCGCCGCGTTCGGCGCCGCCGCCACCATCGCCGGTGAGTGTGTGTTCAACACCTCGATGACCGGCTACCAGGAGATCCTGACGGACCCCTCCTACTTCGGCCAGATCGTCACGATGACCGCCGTCCAGATCGGCAACTACGGCATCAACGTCGAGGACGAGGAACACAGCGGCCCGAAGGCGTCCGGTTTCGTCGTCCGCGAGGTCTCGCCCGTCGTCAGCAACTGGCGCAGCCAGATGTCGCTCGACGCTTATCTCAAGAAATACGGCATCCCCGGCATCAGCGAAATCGACACCCGCGCGCTGACCAAGAAGCTCCGCGTCACCGGCGCGATGAAGAGCTGCCTGAGCACGCTCCCGATCTCCGACACCGATGCCGTCGCCCGCGCCCGTGGCTGGCAGGACATGGCCGGCAGCGACTACGTCAAGGATACGACCTGCAAGGTGCCCTACATCTGGAGCGACGTCGATCCCTCCCGCCACAACACCGCTTATCTCCCCGTCGGCACCACGCTGGGTGTGCAGCCGCCGCACACGAAGAAGTTCAAGGTCGCCGCGTTCGACTACGGCGCGAAATACACGATCTTCCGCAAGCTCGTCCGTCACGGCTTCGAGGTGCACGTCTTCCCCGCCACCGCCACGCACGAGCAGGTGCGCGAGGCCGGCGTCGATTGCCTGTTCCTCTCCAACGGCCCCGGCGATCCGGCCGCGTTGCCCTACATCCACCAGACGGTCAGCGCGCTGCTGCCGGATTATCCGACCTTCGGCATCTGCCTCGGCCATCAGATGATCACGCACGCGCTCGGCGGCACGACCTACAAGCTGAAGTTCGGCCACCGCGGCGGCAACCAGCCCGTGAAGAACCTCGAGACCGGCAAGGTCTCCATCACGGCGCAAAACCACGGCTTCGCCACCGACCCAAAATCGATCGAAGGCAAAGGCGCCATCGTCACGGAGATCAACCTGAACGACAACACGGTCGAAGGCCTCCGTCACACGGAGTTGCCCGTCTTCTGCGTGCAATACCACCCCGAAGCGGCCCCCGGCCCGAACGACGCCGACCCGCTCTTCGAAGACTTCTACCGGATGGTCGAGAAGCGCAAAGCGGGGAAAATATAA